A genomic window from Candidatus Zixiibacteriota bacterium includes:
- a CDS encoding OsmC family peroxiredoxin: MRRSGSAVWNGGLRDGTGTFSVASGVIKGQKYGFRMRFEDAPGTNPEELIAAAHASCFSMALSGQLGERGITPEAIETTCTITFENLTLTKSVLQTAVKARGADKSKVEEAAAAAKVGCPISRVLKLEIELELTVMA, translated from the coding sequence ATGAGACGCAGTGGGAGCGCCGTCTGGAACGGCGGATTGAGGGACGGCACGGGCACATTCAGCGTGGCCAGTGGGGTGATCAAGGGGCAAAAATACGGCTTCCGCATGCGCTTCGAGGATGCCCCCGGCACCAATCCCGAAGAGCTGATCGCCGCGGCCCACGCCAGTTGCTTCAGCATGGCACTCAGCGGCCAACTCGGCGAGCGCGGGATCACCCCCGAGGCCATCGAGACGACCTGCACGATCACCTTCGAGAACCTGACATTGACGAAGAGCGTGCTGCAGACAGCGGTGAAGGCGCGCGGCGCCGACAAGTCCAAGGTCGAGGAGGCCGCGGCCGCCGCCAAAGTCGGCTGTCCGATCTCGCGGGTTCTGAAGCTGGAAATCGAACTCGAGCTGACCGTGATGGCATGA
- a CDS encoding sulfurtransferase, with protein MHQIVMLAAVCAGILTGGSEAVIGSTPAITATPAWLADHLRDSDVVVLHVASLRDDYTRAHIPGARFLWPAWLAVSTPELGYEMPSVDSLAAVLRTLGVSNESRIVLCHVLGDVTGTARVFVTLDYLGMGDRTMILDGGLAAWQEAGLPVTSDDAEYAPGTFVPKVRQKTVVHLDSMRVCYNSPGVQVVDARSPKEFDATASLNVFRGGHIPGAISIPASTVVDSLDCYMPLDSLAARCERAGLKPGHRIIAYCGVGRMACPVYVAAKMLGYDVGLYDGSFQEWSRKEDLPVEISEKK; from the coding sequence ATGCATCAGATTGTCATGCTGGCGGCCGTGTGCGCGGGCATCCTCACTGGCGGCAGCGAAGCAGTCATCGGGAGTACACCGGCGATCACCGCGACACCGGCATGGCTGGCGGACCATCTTCGCGACTCTGACGTCGTGGTGTTGCATGTTGCTTCTCTCCGCGACGACTACACCCGCGCGCACATACCCGGCGCCCGTTTCCTCTGGCCCGCATGGCTGGCCGTCTCGACTCCGGAACTCGGCTACGAGATGCCCTCGGTCGATTCGCTTGCCGCTGTGTTGCGAACGCTCGGCGTCTCCAATGAGAGCCGAATCGTCCTCTGCCATGTGTTGGGTGACGTCACCGGAACGGCGCGCGTATTCGTGACGCTGGACTACTTGGGGATGGGCGATCGCACCATGATCCTCGACGGTGGACTGGCGGCGTGGCAGGAGGCGGGATTGCCGGTTACGAGCGACGATGCGGAGTATGCGCCGGGAACGTTCGTGCCGAAGGTGCGTCAAAAGACCGTCGTCCACCTCGACAGCATGCGCGTGTGCTACAACTCTCCAGGAGTCCAGGTTGTGGACGCTCGGTCACCAAAGGAGTTCGATGCCACGGCCAGTCTCAACGTATTCCGCGGCGGCCACATTCCGGGTGCGATCAGCATCCCTGCTTCCACGGTCGTCGACAGTCTCGACTGCTATATGCCGCTCGATTCGCTCGCGGCACGTTGCGAACGCGCCGGATTGAAGCCGGGACATAGGATCATCGCATACTGCGGAGTGGGCCGGATGGCCTGCCCTGTGTACGTGGCGGCCAAGATGCTGGGCTATGACGTTGGGTTATACGACGGATCATTTCAGGAGTGGTCGCGCAAGGAGGACTTGCCGGTCGAGATCTCCGAGAAGAAGTGA
- a CDS encoding ester cyclase, whose translation MWRRGKLVAVGVAVALCGISCLRTVPSGVTQREADRIASTYLEARNTANLGLLDQVFDAAVVVHDCGAPADILGLDSLKSYYRGSHAGFPDLKMTFEQVLVSGNDMIVRWTITGTQTGPLWGMPPTGKAVHFSGLAIDRIANGKIVEEWVYFNLLDLLQQLGFTLVPPSPPVGH comes from the coding sequence ATGTGGAGAAGAGGAAAGCTCGTCGCGGTCGGCGTGGCGGTGGCGCTATGCGGCATTTCCTGCCTGCGAACGGTTCCATCCGGGGTGACACAGAGGGAAGCGGATCGGATCGCATCGACCTATCTGGAGGCCCGGAACACTGCCAACCTGGGTCTGCTCGATCAAGTCTTCGATGCCGCGGTGGTGGTCCATGACTGCGGTGCTCCCGCCGACATACTCGGACTCGACTCCCTGAAGTCATACTACCGCGGGAGTCATGCCGGATTCCCGGACCTCAAGATGACATTCGAGCAAGTGCTCGTCTCGGGGAACGACATGATCGTCCGGTGGACAATCACCGGGACCCAAACGGGACCGTTGTGGGGAATGCCGCCCACGGGGAAGGCGGTCCACTTCTCCGGCTTGGCCATTGATCGGATCGCCAACGGGAAGATCGTGGAAGAGTGGGTGTATTTCAATCTCCTTGACCTGCTGCAGCAACTGGGGTTCACGCTCGTGCCACCCTCGCCTCCTGTCGGCCATTGA
- a CDS encoding amino acid permease translates to MQKTIASGTESNRGELRRVLTKWDATALIVGIMIGSGIFATPPQIAASLDRFGPMIAIWLVGGVLAVCGALTYAEPAAMFPRTGGSFVFLHEAYGPLPAFIYGWSALLITYPASIAAVAVVFSAYLARLFPGLPVPQSLVAALLSVFLCGLNARGVILGARVQSAATAAKVGALVALVGAAVFTSAGNWENLRPLISAPSSGWHLSALALALASVMWTYEGWSNGPTLSGEVRHIRTDLPRALLLGTALVTVIYVLVNAGYAYVLTIPGIAGSDSVAVDMASRGLGAYGGVFVNLLVLVSTLGSINGMVIGGSRVFFAMARAGLFFAAVGYVHRRFATPANALAILAVVSAGYCLLGTFEQIIRYFVFVSTIWYVLVIASVYVLRIRRPDLERPFRVPLYPITPALFLLVALGLMYQLLRENTRDSLIGLAILLVSIPAYFLWRRWRGSPS, encoded by the coding sequence ATGCAGAAGACAATCGCATCGGGCACCGAGTCAAACCGCGGCGAGCTCCGCCGCGTGCTGACGAAGTGGGATGCCACGGCGCTGATCGTGGGGATCATGATCGGCTCGGGGATCTTTGCCACCCCGCCGCAGATCGCCGCTTCGCTCGACCGCTTCGGACCCATGATCGCCATCTGGCTGGTCGGTGGCGTGCTGGCCGTGTGCGGCGCGCTCACCTATGCCGAGCCGGCGGCGATGTTCCCCCGGACCGGCGGCAGCTTCGTCTTCCTCCATGAGGCATACGGACCGCTGCCGGCATTCATCTATGGCTGGTCGGCGTTGCTGATCACCTACCCTGCCTCGATCGCTGCCGTTGCTGTTGTCTTCTCCGCATACCTGGCGCGACTGTTTCCGGGCCTTCCCGTGCCCCAGTCGTTGGTTGCGGCTTTGCTTTCCGTCTTCCTTTGTGGTCTCAATGCCCGCGGCGTGATTCTCGGCGCCCGAGTTCAGTCCGCCGCCACCGCGGCCAAAGTCGGCGCGCTAGTGGCCTTGGTCGGCGCGGCGGTCTTCACCTCAGCCGGCAACTGGGAGAATCTCAGACCGTTGATCAGTGCTCCCTCATCCGGCTGGCACTTGTCGGCACTGGCCCTGGCGCTGGCATCCGTCATGTGGACCTATGAAGGGTGGTCCAATGGCCCCACTCTCTCCGGCGAGGTTCGCCACATCCGCACCGATCTCCCCCGCGCTCTGCTTCTCGGCACGGCGCTGGTCACCGTGATCTATGTTCTCGTCAACGCCGGGTACGCCTATGTGCTCACGATCCCGGGGATTGCCGGGTCCGATTCGGTCGCGGTCGACATGGCCAGCCGCGGACTCGGTGCCTATGGCGGCGTATTTGTCAACCTATTGGTTCTCGTGTCCACGTTGGGGAGCATCAACGGCATGGTGATCGGCGGCTCGCGCGTTTTCTTCGCCATGGCCCGGGCGGGGCTGTTCTTCGCGGCCGTGGGGTATGTCCACCGCCGCTTTGCCACACCGGCCAATGCGCTGGCGATCCTCGCGGTCGTGTCGGCGGGCTACTGCTTGTTGGGGACATTCGAGCAGATCATCCGCTACTTCGTGTTCGTGTCGACCATCTGGTATGTGCTGGTCATCGCCTCGGTCTATGTCCTGCGCATCCGCCGTCCTGATCTGGAACGCCCCTTCCGCGTGCCGCTTTACCCAATCACACCGGCACTCTTCCTCCTCGTCGCACTGGGACTCATGTACCAACTATTGCGGGAGAACACCCGCGATTCCCTAATCGGACTGGCGATTCTGCTGGTCAGCATCCCCGCCTACTTCCTGTGGCGCCGCTGGCGCGGCTCGCCGTCCTGA
- a CDS encoding DUF72 domain-containing protein, with the protein MPPSDYSFRNLAPGVHFATASDRYAAWIGQIYSGDRDYKITRTPKTVKGESFVEEKLPVRSVIEYYEHYSALELDFTFYAFLLDSEGKPTRNHAPLVEYAKWLPLDAQVILKVPEGICAKRIWRSEGGKRVLADNPDYLNARKFVDQFYRPAISILGDRIAAFSFEKGYQRKESCPSPEENIDDLGVFFTSIPGDERYHIEERTDRLKTEDYFVFLHEQGIGNIFSHWTWLPDLRTQWAQVGGFTSPVLSITRLLTPLRMGYEESYARYHPFDRLKDEFDAMYRDAAFLIREGISIHLPTITVVNNRAGGNANEISRRVKDELCKLL; encoded by the coding sequence ATGCCACCTTCCGATTACAGTTTCCGCAACCTTGCCCCCGGAGTGCACTTCGCCACCGCCAGCGACCGATATGCGGCGTGGATCGGACAGATCTACTCCGGGGATCGAGACTACAAGATCACGCGCACGCCGAAGACCGTGAAGGGCGAGTCATTTGTTGAGGAGAAGCTCCCTGTCCGATCGGTCATCGAGTACTACGAGCACTACAGCGCCTTGGAGCTCGATTTCACGTTCTACGCGTTCTTGCTGGATTCCGAGGGGAAGCCGACACGAAATCATGCCCCGCTCGTCGAGTACGCCAAGTGGCTCCCACTCGATGCTCAGGTCATCCTGAAGGTCCCGGAGGGGATTTGCGCGAAGCGCATTTGGAGGTCCGAAGGTGGCAAGAGGGTTCTGGCAGACAACCCGGACTATCTCAACGCCCGGAAGTTCGTGGACCAATTCTACCGGCCGGCAATCAGCATTCTCGGAGACCGAATCGCCGCCTTCAGTTTCGAGAAGGGGTACCAGCGCAAAGAGTCCTGCCCGTCGCCGGAGGAGAATATCGACGACTTGGGCGTCTTCTTCACGTCAATACCCGGTGATGAACGCTACCACATTGAGGAACGCACGGACCGGCTGAAGACGGAGGACTATTTCGTTTTCCTGCACGAGCAGGGGATCGGCAACATCTTCAGCCATTGGACGTGGCTGCCGGACTTGCGGACCCAGTGGGCACAGGTCGGGGGATTCACCAGTCCCGTGCTATCGATCACGCGGCTTCTAACGCCACTGCGGATGGGTTATGAGGAGTCGTACGCGCGGTATCATCCCTTCGACAGACTGAAAGACGAGTTTGACGCGATGTACCGGGATGCCGCCTTCCTGATTAGGGAGGGGATTTCGATCCATCTGCCGACCATCACCGTGGTCAACAACCGCGCCGGGGGAAACGCCAATGAGATCAGCCGCCGGGTGAAGGACGAATTGTGCAAGCTGCTGTAG
- a CDS encoding S8 family serine peptidase produces MEHATRHPGSGHLVRAYRAVGVLAGLLFGTLGIPVAGQCQQYSSENDLIEVMFSPESVVRLRGGQLVDLGAQKGLTGLSQLQQELSGARWERICEVPEEQLDEIQSLGEANTGQPVYNLNNIYRLRTPQGQDVWAISRKLESLPGVILARPVPKPTPPPYPPPDFVPIQGYLRDAGIVPSGIGMDLVWTLPGGNGVGVNVCDLEYSWNYSHGDITKAPGSQININVSDPFGNTDHGTAVIGELVSDANGMGTTGISYGSNLRTCGTYYGLPPSWNVPGALAVAITNLTAGDVILLEQQWEYTPGSGNYIPIEWWLNYSPSAQTFNGVYAAITNAIALGIHVVEAGGNGNVNMSALVWFGNSGAIIVGAGGVNPGGAYPEGDRQRLSFSSYGARFDLQGWGEDVVTTGYGGFYGFDGPNYYYTNSFSGTSSASPIVAGAVAAAMGYWKTNFQGPLPTPAYMRSTLIATGTPQILPPAGNIGPRPNLWAAINSFCQCPCHGDPQCDGVPNVQDVVQTVNVAFRGSTPVFDPQCPHERTDVSCDNVTTVVDVVKVVNVAFRGASASSEYCTPCP; encoded by the coding sequence ATGGAACACGCAACCCGCCATCCAGGGTCGGGGCACTTGGTTCGCGCCTACCGGGCCGTCGGAGTGCTTGCCGGCCTGCTGTTCGGCACACTGGGCATCCCCGTCGCGGGCCAATGCCAGCAGTACTCCAGTGAGAATGACCTCATTGAGGTGATGTTCTCCCCAGAGTCCGTGGTCCGACTCCGCGGCGGACAACTCGTCGATCTTGGGGCACAGAAGGGGCTGACAGGGCTGAGCCAGTTGCAGCAGGAGCTTTCCGGGGCCCGATGGGAGCGGATCTGCGAAGTCCCCGAAGAGCAACTGGACGAAATCCAATCGCTGGGGGAGGCCAACACCGGGCAGCCGGTCTACAACCTGAACAACATCTATCGACTGCGCACTCCTCAAGGTCAGGATGTCTGGGCCATCAGCCGGAAGCTCGAGAGTCTCCCAGGTGTGATTCTGGCACGACCGGTCCCGAAGCCGACGCCGCCCCCGTATCCGCCTCCCGATTTCGTGCCGATTCAGGGGTATCTGCGGGATGCCGGGATCGTCCCCTCGGGAATCGGCATGGACCTTGTCTGGACGCTGCCCGGCGGCAATGGGGTCGGCGTAAACGTCTGCGATCTGGAATACTCCTGGAACTACTCGCATGGGGATATCACCAAGGCACCGGGATCTCAGATCAACATCAACGTCTCCGATCCATTCGGGAACACAGATCACGGCACCGCGGTCATTGGTGAGTTGGTGTCCGACGCCAACGGGATGGGGACCACAGGTATCAGCTACGGCTCCAACCTGAGAACCTGTGGCACCTACTACGGTCTGCCTCCCAGTTGGAACGTTCCGGGTGCGCTGGCGGTGGCGATCACCAATCTGACGGCCGGGGATGTGATTCTTCTGGAGCAGCAGTGGGAGTACACACCCGGCAGCGGCAACTACATCCCGATCGAGTGGTGGCTGAACTACTCGCCCAGCGCCCAGACCTTCAACGGGGTCTATGCCGCGATTACCAATGCGATCGCTCTCGGCATCCATGTGGTCGAGGCGGGGGGAAACGGCAACGTCAACATGAGCGCGCTGGTGTGGTTCGGGAATTCGGGCGCGATCATCGTGGGTGCCGGCGGGGTTAATCCGGGCGGTGCCTACCCCGAAGGGGACCGTCAGCGACTCTCTTTCTCGTCCTACGGCGCGCGCTTCGACCTGCAGGGATGGGGTGAGGATGTCGTGACAACCGGCTACGGTGGATTCTACGGCTTCGATGGGCCAAACTACTATTACACGAATTCGTTCAGCGGGACATCGAGTGCCTCACCGATCGTTGCGGGCGCGGTCGCTGCCGCGATGGGATACTGGAAGACGAATTTCCAGGGACCGTTGCCGACGCCGGCATACATGAGGAGCACACTGATCGCCACCGGTACGCCCCAGATCTTACCGCCCGCCGGCAACATCGGACCGAGGCCGAACCTCTGGGCCGCGATCAACAGTTTCTGTCAGTGTCCCTGTCACGGTGACCCGCAATGCGACGGAGTGCCAAACGTGCAGGATGTCGTGCAGACTGTGAATGTCGCCTTCCGCGGCAGCACGCCGGTGTTCGATCCACAGTGCCCACATGAGAGGACGGATGTCAGTTGTGACAACGTGACTACCGTGGTCGATGTCGTGAAGGTCGTCAACGTGGCCTTTCGCGGCGCCAGCGCATCCAGCGAGTATTGCACGCCCTGCCCGTAG